The proteins below come from a single Triticum aestivum cultivar Chinese Spring chromosome 5D, IWGSC CS RefSeq v2.1, whole genome shotgun sequence genomic window:
- the LOC123123973 gene encoding disease resistance protein Pik-2, producing the protein MEAVSASHGAFGPLLGKLTTLLADECARLKGVRREIRSLRSELASMHAALKEYTKLEDPNDQVKTWISLVRELAYDTEDVFDKFIHQLGSGSNHGGFKEFFRKTARRFKTLGSRRGIADQIDDLKDRIKQVKDLKDSYKLDYAPSSIAGPPVVDPRLHAIFADEAHLVGVDGPRDDLAKWMLEANNLSKGCKVLSIVGFGGLGKTTLANEVCRKIEGNFHCKAFVSVSQKPDVKKIIKDVISQVACEDGSTKDTIDWDEKKSIAKLRELLENKRYLIIIDDVWSTQAWHAIKCAFPENDCSSRIIATTRIIDVAKSCCLSADDRVYELEALSDLHSRRLFFKRLFRSEEDCPEMLKEVSNKILKKCGGLPLAIISISGLLANRPAIKEEWEKVKRSIGTALEKTNSLEGMSSILSLSYNDLAPHLKTCLLYLSLFPEDHLIYRDRLVRRWIAEGFISEERGQSKQEVAENYFYELINKSMVQPVDIEYDGEVRACRVHDMMLEIIISKSAEDNFTTVVGGGQTSLLNHQDSIRRLSIQHIDKKLASELANVDLSHVRTLIVMPSCCITHLPSLDRFEALRVLDFEGCVDLKDYDMEGMDKLFQLKYLGFRDTRISKLPAGIVMLGNLETLNFEGTSVRELPARITLLTELRHLIGRLNKLPSGIGGMRNLQLMPRFIITMQETDVLKDLGNLKSLEGLDVDLGDEVSCEDKRCEKEAFLSSLCKLGTCKLRSLEIKSKYCGSLDFLDSWSPLPSSLQRFVAAYRDSFTKLPKWITPALINLADLWICLTELTEDGLLTLGQLPSLLRLQLRLSKKFIATVQVISFPNLKALNFSGTAQAYVSFAKGSVPKLESIEMPFNASEAKANGFYSGIEHLHCLKLAYIWCNEDGTLPERKAAAAAIRKDADANPNHPEFTFENEPWEEDNEETGAGDEEKSNEDGDTDED; encoded by the exons ATGGAGGCTGTGAGCGCCTCGCATGGCGCATTTGGTCCCCTGCTGGGGAAGCTCACCACCTTGCTCGCCGATGAGTGTGCTCGGCTGAAAGGGGTCCGCCGTGAGATCCGCTCCCTCAGATCAGAACTCGCGAGCATGCATGCTGCACTGAAGGAGTATACGAAGCTAGAAGACCCAAATGACCAAGTGAAGACATGGATATCGCTGGTCAGGGAGTTGGCCTATGATACCGAGGATGTCTTCGACAAGTTCATCCACCAGCTTGGCAGCGGAAGTAATCATGGTGGTTTCAAGGAGTTCTTCCGCAAGACCGCTCGTCGTTTCAAGACACTTGGGTCTCGTCGCGGAATCGCTGACCAAATTGACGATCTGAAAGATCGCATCAAGCAAGTGAAAGATCTCAAGGATAGTTACAAGTTGGATTATGCTCCTTCTAGCATCGCTGGCCCTCCAGTCGTGGATCCCCGGCTGCATGCAATTTTTGCTGATGAAGCACACCTTGTGGGGGTGGATGGTCCAAGAGATGATCTTGCCAAGTGGATGTTGGAAGCAAATAACTTGTCCAAAGGATGCAAGGTTTTGTCAATTGTTGGGTTTGGTGGATTGGGAAAGACAACACTAGCGAATGAGGTATGTCGCAAGATTGAAGGGAATTTTCATTGTAAGGCTTTTGTATCAGTCTCACAAAAACCAGATGTAAAGAAAATTATCAAGGATGTAATATCTCAAGTGGCATGTGAAGATGGATCCACAAAAGATACTATTGATTGGGATGAAAAGAAGTCCATTGCCAAGCTAAGAGAACTGCTAGAAAATAAAAG GTATCTCATCATCATCGATGATGTATGGTCTACACAAGCATGGCACGCTATCAAGTGTGCTTTTCCAGAGAATGATTGTTCTAGCAGAATTATAGCTACTACACGCATCATTGACGTAGCAAAGTCATGTTGTCTGAGTGCTGACGACCGTGTGTATGAATTGGAAGCCCTAAGTGATCTCCACTCTAGAAGATTGTTTTTCAAAAGATTATTTCGCTCTGAGGAAGATTGCCCTGAAATGTTGAAGGAAGTTTCTAATAAAATTTTAAAGAAATGTGGAGGCCTACCATTGGCAATTATCAGCATATCTGGTTTGCTAGCAAACCGACCAGCCATCAAGGAAGAATGGGAGAAGGTTAAGAGGTCAATTGGTACTGCACTGGAGAAAACTAACAGTCTAGAGGGCATGAGTAGCATACTATCTCTTAGCTATAATGATCTTGCACCTCATCTCAAGACTTGCTTGTTGTACCTAAGTTTGTTTCCCGAAGACCATTTGATTTACAGAGATAGGCTAGTGAGGCGATGGATAGCAGAAGGCTTCATCTCTGAAGAGCGTGGACAGAGCAAGCAAGAGGTCGCGGAGAATTACTTCTATGAGCTGATCAACAAAAGTATGGTCCAACCGGTGGACATTGAGTATGATGGAGAGGTCCGTGCCTGCCGAGTCCATGACATGATGTTAGAAATTATCATTTCAAAATCAGCTGAAGATAATTTTACCACTGTGGTAGGTGGAGGTCAAACGAGTTTGCTAAATCATCAAGATTCAATTCGGCGGCTATCAATCCAGCACATTGACAAGAAACTTGCATCTGAACTGGCAAATGTAGATCTCAGCCATGTTCGAACTTTGATAGTAATGCCATCATGTTGCATCACACACTTGCCCAGTCTTGATCGGTTTGAAGCTTTACGTGTTCTGGATTTTGAAGGTTGTGTGGATTTAAAGGACTATGATATGGAAGGCATGGACAAATTGTTTCAGCTAAAGTACCTCGGCTTTAGGGACACACGTATATCAAAGCTACCAGCAGGGATCGTCATGCTAGGTAATCTAGAGACGCTGAATTTTGAGGGTACATCTGTGAGAGAGTTACCTGCTAGAATTACTCTTCTGACTGAACTACGACACCTAATCGGACGTTTGAACAAGCTACCATCAGGGATTGGGGGCATGAGGAACTTACAGCTGATGCCAAGATTTATTATTACCATGCAAGAAACAGATGTGTTGAAGGATCTCGGGAACCTGAAAAGTTTGGAGGGACTCGATGTGGATCTTGGCGATGAAGTATCCTGCGAGGACAAGAGATGTGAGAAAGAGGCGTTCCTCTCCTCACTGTGCAAGCTTGGCACCTGCAAACTCCGTTCTTTGGAAATAAAATCAAAGTACTGTGGTTCCCTCGACTTCTTAGATTCCTGGTCCCCTCTGCCATCTTCTCTTCAAAGGTTTGTGGCGGCCTACAGAGATTCGTTCACGAAACTTCCAAAGTGGATTACACCAGCACTCATTAACCTTGCCGACCTCTGGATCTGCTTAACTGAACTGACGGAAGATGGGCTGCTTACCCTTGGGCAGCTCCCATCCTTACTCCGCCTGCAACTACGGTTATCAAAAAAGTTTATTGCCACAGTCCAAGTCATTTCTTTCCCAAATCTGAAAGCGCTTAACTTCTCAGGAACAGCACAAGCATATGTTTCGTTTGCGAAAGGGTCAGTGCCCAAGCTTGAGTCAATTGAAATGCCATTCAATGCGTCGGAGGCAAAAGCTAATGGCTTCTATTCAGGCATTGAGCATCTCCATTGTCTCAAATTAGCTTACATATGGTGTAATGAAGACGGGACACTACCAGAAAGAAAGGCTGCAGCTGCTGCGATCAGGAAAGACGCAGATGCCAATCCCAACCATCCTGAATTTACTTTTGAGAACGAACCATGGGAAGAGGACAATGAAGAAACTGGTGCTGGTGACGAGGAGAAGAGCAACGAAGATGGTGACACTGATGAGGATTAA
- the LOC123123974 gene encoding disease resistance protein RGA5: protein MAAMEAALVSVATGVLKPVLGKLGALLSEKYNRFKRVRKDIKSLTDELAAMDAFLMKMSEEEDPDVQDKVWMNEVRELSYDMEDCIDDFMQSVDDKDPEPEGFIEKIKHSLGKLGKMKARRRIANEIHDLKKQITEVGEKNARYKTEVGKRNARHKTVEAFSETIDGTIDTRALVIFDDVSKIVGMDESKTEVINLLTEEYGRGSSRQLKVVSIFGPGGMGKTTLANQVYQELRRGFVCQAFLSVSRSPSIMNILRTIFSKVSNRPYAGTEEGSVQQLAINIYEFLQDKRYFIVVDDIWDMDTWDVIKCAFPMTRMGSRIITTTRINSVAEACSSSFNGHVYGIRPLDIVYSRQLFYRRLFNSEEHCPSHLQEVSNQILQKCGGLPLAIIAISGLLASKQKTTEIWNEVKDSIGRALERNRSVENMMKILSLSYFDLPSLLKTCLLCLGIFPEDTVIEKKCLIRRWIAEGLFHKEGRYTVHELGEMCFNELVNRNLIQLVIDEHHKLNTCRVHDTILDFIISKSIEDNFVTLVGVPFVPVNVKRKVRRLSIQLDTQGNCIVQKRRLVLSHARSLNIFGNSGEMSRLDEFRHLRIVDFGCWGSPYNGNIEHHIKNIGRLLHLRYLNLRGTRISELPGDIGCLRGLEMLDIRGTFVWELPASIVNLGKLVHLLTDCKVTFPDGIGKLQALEVLKWVDFSLQSLDYMQQLGQLRNLRRLFIDVNERARRLPVSSFCDFSLLEKLGYLKIKNGNTFLPLGTACPVAPSLQKLVLIDSPVLHVPDWMRALVNLQELRIEVKGITQSDLCILGSLPALLKLELEGRYHDSKDRMLTVSAEAGFPYLTKFRYYADQEGINLKFAAGSMPNLEMLVIVLRACRTEALADCFDFGIKNLPRLVTVDCTVEQGDCSSFKAAMKSAGSTHPNRPTVLFSQHIDEDED from the exons ATGGCGGCGATGGAGGCGGCTCTGGTGAGTGTGGCGACGGGGGTCCTGAAACCTGTTCTGGGGAAGCTGGGCGCTCTGCTCAGCGAAAAGTACAATCGTTTCAAGCGGGTGCGCAAGGATATCAAGTCCCTCACCGATGAGCTTGCCGCCATGGATGCCTTTCTCATGAAGATGTCAGAGGAGGAGgatcctgatgtacaagataaagTTTGGATGAATGAGGTGCGTGAGCTGTCCTACGATATGGAGGATTGCATCGACGATTTCATGCAAAGCGTTGATGACAAGGACCCTGAGCCAGAGGGCTTCATAGAGAAGATCAAGCACTCGCTAGGTAAGTTGGGGAAGATGAAGGCTCGCCGTCGGATTGCCAATGAGATCCATGATCTGAAGAAACAGATCACTGAGGTGGGCGAGAAGAATGCAAGGTACAAGACTGAGGTGGGCAAGAGGAATGCAAGGCACAAGACCGTCGAAGCCTTCTCGGAGACCATCGATGGAACCATTGACACTAGAGCTCTTGTCATCTTTGATGATGTGTCAAAGATTGTCGGAATGGACGAATCAAAGACTGAGGTTATCAATTTGTTGACTGAAGAGTACGGACGTGGGTCATCACGACAACTGAAGGTAGTATCTATCTTTGGGCCTGGAGGAATGGGCAAAACAACTCTTGCAAATCAAGTGTATCAAGAGCTTAGGAGAGGATTCGTCTGTCAAGCTTTCTTATCTGTGTCGCGAAGTCCAAGCATTATGAACATCCTGAGAACCATATTCAGTAAAGTTAGCAACCGACCTTATGCTGGTACTGAAGAAGGGAGTGTGCAGCAACTTGCTATCAACATATACGAGTTCTTACAAGACAAAAG GTACTTTATCGTTGTTGATGATATATGGGATATGGATACATGGGATGTTATTAAGTGTGCATTCCCCATGACCAGGATGGGTAGTAGAATAATCACCACTACTCGGATAAACAGTGTGGCAGAGGCATGTAGTTCATCATTCAATGGCCATGTTTATGGTATAAGGCCTCTTGATATTGTGTACTCTAGACAGTTGTTCTATAGAAGACTATTCAACTCTGAAGAACATTGCCCTTCGCACCTTCAAGAAGTTTCTAATCAAATCTTGCAAAAATGCGGTGGCTTGCCTTTGGCGATCATTGCAATTTCTGGTCTGCTGGCTAGCAAACAGAAAACAACAGAGATATGGAATGAAGTGAAAGATTCAATTGGGCGTGCACTTGAACGAAATCGTAGCGTTGAAAATATGATGAAAATTTTGTCACTTAGTTACTTTGATCTGCCTTCTCTTCTCAAAACTTGCCTCTTGTGCCTGGGTATATTTCCAGAGGATACTGTTATCGAGAAGAAATGTCTTATAAGGAGATGGATTGCTGAAGGGTTATTTCACAAAGAAGGCAGATATACAGTACATGAGTTGGGGGAGATGTGTTTCAATGAGCTTGTCAATAGGAATTTGATCCAACTGGTGATTGACGAACACCATAAGCTGAATACTTGTAGAGTTCATGACACAATTCTTGATTTCATCATATCCAAGTCCATTGAAGATAACTTTGTTACTTTGGTTGGGGTTCCCTTTGTACCAGTTAATGTCAAACGGAAAGTTCGTCGGCTCTCTATCCAACTTGATACACAGGGAAATTGTATCGTGCAAAAAAGAAGACTGGTATTGTCCCATGCCAGATCACTCAATATTTTTGGAAATTCAGGGGAAATGTCTCGATTGGATGAATTCAGGCATTTGCGTATTGTAGATTTTGGATGTTGGGGTTCCCCCTACAATGGAAACATCGAACACCATATTAAAAATATAGGGAGGTTGCTTCATCTAAGGTACCTGAACCTAAGGGGAACAAGAATATCTGAGCTCCCAGGAGATATCGGGTGTCTACGTGGCCTAGAGATGTTAGATATAAGAGGCACCTTCGTATGGGAACTGCCAGCAAGTATTGTAAATCTAGGGAAATTGGTGCATCTATTGACTGACTGCAAAGTTACATTTCCTGATGGAATTGGGAAGTTGCAGGCACTGGAGGTGTTGAAATGGGTCGACTTTTCATTGCAAAGTCTTGACTACATGCAACAACTTGGACAGCTAAGGAATCTGAGAAGGTTGTTCATTGATGTCAATGAACGTGCAAGGAGACTTCCTGTCTCTTCCTTTTGTGACTTTAGCTTGCTGGAGAAGCTTGGTTATCTGAAAATAAAAAATGGGAACACATTCTTACCATTGGGAACTGCGTGCCCTGTTGCGCCTAGCCTTCAGAAGCTCGTCTTAATTGATTCGCCAGTCCTGCATGTTCCGGATTGGATGCGCGCACTTGTCAACCTTCAAGAGTTACGCATTGAAGTGAAGGGAATCACGCAGAGTGACCTTTGCATTCTCGGAAGCTTACCTGCTCTGCTCAAGCTGGAACTAGAAGGGAGATACCATGATTCTAAAGATAGAATGCTGACAGTCAGTGCTGAAGCTGGGTTCCCATACTTGACCAAGTTCCGATATTATGCAGACCAAGAAGGAATAAATCTCAAGTTCGCAGCAGGCTCCATGCCCAACCTAGAAATGCTTGTGATCGTGCTACGTGCGTGTAGAACTGAGGCACTCGCTGATTGTTTTGATTTCGGGATAAAGAATCTGCCCAGACTCGTTACTGTCGATTGTACAGTAGAACAAGGCGACTGCAGCAGTTTTAAGGCTGCTATGAAGAGTGCAGGCAGCACACATCCCAACCGCCCTACTGTACTCTTTTCGCAGCACATCGACGAGGACGAGGATTAA